One Hordeum vulgare subsp. vulgare chromosome 4H, MorexV3_pseudomolecules_assembly, whole genome shotgun sequence DNA window includes the following coding sequences:
- the LOC123447482 gene encoding pollen allergen Lol p 3-like has product MASSSRMLAVAVLAALFAGAICAATKVKFTVQKGSDAKKLVLKIDYTRAGDTLSEMELRQHGSEEWEPFTKKGDVWELSSSKPLVGPFNFRFLSKGGMKNVFDEVFSTDFKIGKTYEPVYDA; this is encoded by the coding sequence atggcctcctcctccaggatgcTCGCGGTGGCGGTGCTGGCGGCGCTATTCGCTGGGGCCATCTGCGCCGCGACGAAGGTGAAGTTCACGGTGCAGAAGGGGTCGGACGCCAAGAAGCTGGTGCTGAAGATCGACTACACAAGGGCAGGCGACACCCTCTCGGAGATGGAGCTCCGTCAGCACGGCTCGGAGGAGTGGGAGCCCTTCACCAAGAAGGGCGACGTGTGGGAGCTGTCGAGCTCCAAGCCGCTCGTTGGCCCCTTCAACTTCCGCTTCCTGTCCAAGGGTGGCATGAAGAACGTCTTCGACGAGGTCTTCTCCACCGATTTCAAGATCGGCAAAACCTACGAACCCGTATATGATGCATAA